From one Verrucomicrobiota bacterium genomic stretch:
- a CDS encoding transposase, whose translation MEDRYRALVLDGVYLSVKKAQGADDRPLLVAYGIDENLRREVIDFRLAPSESQGRRISFLNLRRFLAHGVCGGPWGHLIV comes from the coding sequence ATCGAGGATCGGTATCGCGCCCTGGTGCTCGACGGGGTCTACCTCTCGGTCAAGAAGGCCCAAGGCGCCGATGACCGACCGCTCTTGGTGGCCTACGGCATCGACGAGAACCTGCGCCGCGAGGTGATCGACTTCCGTCTAGCGCCCAGCGAGTCCCAGGGCAGACGCATCTCATTTCTGAACCTTCGGCGTTTCCTGGCTCACGGCGTGTGTGGCGGTCCTTGGGGGCACTTGATCGTGC